A single window of Pyrus communis chromosome 10, drPyrComm1.1, whole genome shotgun sequence DNA harbors:
- the LOC137747946 gene encoding LOW QUALITY PROTEIN: uncharacterized protein (The sequence of the model RefSeq protein was modified relative to this genomic sequence to represent the inferred CDS: deleted 1 base in 1 codon; substituted 1 base at 1 genomic stop codon), translating into MASCLENVDLVIPKGLKKKEEEEVAAELEAVQSVYGGDXVVLQSYPPHLHLHIKPRTTYVASQQFVEAVMGIRADSQYLNELPHIDLIDSKGLDFQRQKHLTNSIRDRAWELSSCLMLVVICEEAVEKLSVMNRPDGDCPLCLYPLVPEDEQKNALPFMKLMSCFHCFSKYIYIYWCQITFKGFGFKFCSPFFVLKCGTECIIRWWSWLQKEEKRNTSDSSSAHLHRDVRNHKSILESQLFGSRLNSRFTFMTGKIFVMFRSGTNSFICELDTEKGYAYVNWVIGNQLWQFIHYCICTGRLSAFVNDYPPALEESMGNCPVCRKVFHTQDLEHVLHLVDNHSSQLNVNVPRQNFEARLKLQQENCGLIEPKKDLVVLPGMVLPPPPISPLVSGADKESTKQQQILIWYQSSDPNRLASE; encoded by the exons ATGGCCAGTTGCTTGGAGAATGTTGATCTTGTCATTCCAAAAGGGCTTAAGAAGAAAGAG GAGGAAGAAGTGGCGGCGGAACTGGAAGCCGTACAATCAGTCTACGGGGGCGATTGAGTGGTTCTCCAATCCTACCCTCCCCATCTCCACCTCCATATCAAACCTCGCACCACCTATGTTGCTTCACAACAG TTTGTGGAAGCTGTCATGGGAATTCGAGCAGATTCTCAG TATCTGAATGAACTGCCACATATTGATCTTATAGATTCAAAGGGTCTTGATTTTCAAAGGCAAAAACATCTAACAAATTCGATAAGGGACAGAGCATGGGAACTCTCGTCTTGTTTAATGCTTGTGGTAATTTGTGAG GAAGCAGTGGAGAAGCTCTCTGTTATGAATCGCCCTGATGGAGACTGTCCATTGTGTTTGTATCCTTTGGTCCCAGAAGATGAGCAGAAAAATGCTTTGCCATTTATGAAGTTGATGTCTTGTTTCCATTGCTtctctaaatatatatatatatattggtgtCAGATTACATTTAAGGGTTTCggttttaaattttgttctcccttttttgttttaaaatgtgGCACTGAGTGCATTATTAGGTGGTGGAGTTGGcttcaaaaagaagaaaaaagaaataccaGTGATTCATCAAGTGCACATCTGCATCGAGACGTGAGAAACCATAAAAGTATACTTGAGTCACAGTTGTTTGGTAGTAGGTTGAATTCTAGA TTTACATTCATGACTGGCAAGATTTTTGTAAT GTTCAGATCAGGGACAAATAGTTTCATTTGTGAATTGGATACAGAGAAGGGATATGCTTATGTTAATTGGGTGATTGGGAATCAGTTGTGGCAATTTATACATTACTGTATTTGTACTGGTAGACTTTCTGCCTTTGTGAATGACTACCCACCTG CTTTGGAAGAAAGTATGGGAAACTGC CCCGTCTGCCGTAAAGTTTTTCATACCCAGGACTTGGAGCACGTGCTTCACTTGGTTGATAATCACTCCTCTCAATTG AACGTGAATGTCCCAAGGCAAAATTTTGAGGCCCGATTGAAGTTACAACAAGAAAACTGTGGTTTAATCGAACCTAAAAAAGATCTTGTCGTGTTGCCTGGTATGGTacttccaccaccaccaatcTCACCATTAGTCTCCGGGGCCGACAAAGAATCTACTAAGCAGCAACAAAtcttaatatggtatcagagcagtgatCCTAATCGACTTGCTTCTGAGTAG